TCAGAGCAGAATACCATGGATTTATCAAGGCTGAATGTAAGGCCACCTGCACCATAGACAGCCAAAATCAGAAAGGTACAAATCTGATGGGGTGTAATACTTCCCTTGGCATGTCTATTTCAATCCCAAAGTCTCTGGAAATGTAAGCTTTGTAAATTTCTAAACCCTCACACTAATTGTATGCAATATTTTAGGCTGAGGAGTATCTACATATATCCATGTGAGGCCAAAACGACACAGTTGCAAATATGATGCACTGTCATTCTCCTTGGAGAGACTTAAAAGTCCCTagaactaaaaaataaatgattACACAAAACCCAAGTTATAACATTCTTCTGGATAATTTCATCTCCAAAATTCCAAATATCCGGACCTGGACCTTAAATGtaaagagtgaccactgaaaaaatttctggccctaaccctcacatggaaccctacccacaacACCAGCAACAATTGGGTTATGGGTTTACTTTAGTACCAAACTGTTGAATATTTGACCCCTTGGCCACTCTCCCACTATTACACAATACCACTCTAAAATTCCACACCAACAGGCCTGGCTCCGAAacgcaaagagtgaccactgaaaagtttttctggccctaaccctcccatggaaccctacccacagcaccagcaacaaTCGGGATACAGGTTTGCTTTAGTAGTCAAACCTTCAACCATTTGACACAGCCGCTCTTGCACTGTTGTGTAATTCCCCTCTAAAATTCCACACAAACAAGCCTAGCACCCAAATGGAAGGGAGGACCACTTAAAACTTTTGCTgaccctaaccctcacatggaaccctacccacagtaCCACCAACAATTCAGCTATGGTTTTGCTTTAGTATCCAAAACCTCCAGTGTTCGACCCCCCCATCTGCTCTCCCACTGTCTCACAATTCGCCTCCAAAATTCCACACAAATGGGCCCAATGGAAACTTTTGCTGGTCCtcaccctcccatggaaccTTACCCACtgcaccaccaacaatcaggTTACAGGTTTGATTTAGTACCCAAAACCTTAACCATTCAGGCCCTTAGCCACTCTCTCACTGTTGTGTAATTCAGCTCCAAAATTGCAGGAAAACACTCCTGGCTCCCAAGCACAAAGAATATTATCTCTCATATCTGTCAGCTCAGCTCTCTCATGTGAGTACATACATGGCTCTTTTTTTACCTCACAAATGTTATGCTACTTTTACCCCAAAAGGCTTTAAACTCACCTTGTCCTCTACTCCTCCAGGTGTGACAAGCTCTTATCCAGAAAATGCTGTGCTTTAGGAGTTCTTTCTGTCACACCTGCTCGCTGTTTGCAATTTGCCACTACTTTCAAGTGCAACTCACTGCCATTTGAAGTGAAACTCACCATCtctccattttcaaaaaaaaaaaacaccccaaagcacttcagaaatattCTTACAGCAAATgcataacaaacaaaaaatcttcagaaacaCCAAATAGAGACTGAAGAACATCTTTTCTCAGAGTTCATTGGATGACTTTTTAGACTTGTGCATCCAGCTGTAGGCTATCATTAGGGCCAGCCAAAAGTGGTGCCAAGAATGCTACCTGGAGGCTAAATATATTATTCAGCATTCctttcaggaatatttttgaAGTAACAAGCTGATAGgcttaactgaaaaaaaaaaacaaaaccaaaacaaaaaaaccccaaataagcaaaaaaaaccctaaacaaacaaaaaaatctccccAACATTGTGATGAGCAAATTTCATAAAACCCACCTAGGTTTGAACTAATTTCTACCTAAGATTTAGATTACTTCCTCCCATTTGGAAGATGCATGTCCTTAATACCTGTATGcataatagttaaaaaaaaatagtttaaggCTCCATATAAATTCATTTATTTGTCACATATTAACCACTATTTCCTTTGAAGAGGTAGATCAAACACAGCTAAGAGGCTTGTCttaaaaactaaatattttctaGAATAGTTCTgagagctgtttttttttcccaacatattttttccagacCTTGTaacatacttaaaaaaaacaaaacaaaaaaagaagttgatGCACAACCTGACTTGATATTTTCATGACTGTCAACAGCTGAGGTGTCAACACGTTcacctcagcacagccctgagtAACTCTTGAGCAGAAAAGTATCTGTTACTTTTCTCAACCAAACACAAGCAAATGAGGCAGAGGGACACAGGTGTGTTTGTGCAGGACCGCCTGAATCCCAAACAAAGTTTACCAGCTCACCCTGTGTGAAAGGAAAGAGCGACCAGGTCTTTCTATTAGTCTTTGCCTTTTTTGTATGCACAGCACTATTTCTAAGAGACTGGAAAATCCCTGATCTCTACCCAAAAGACTAGAGTCTTGTAGAGATGAAGCAGTCACACAGATAATTGCAACCAAGAAACGGAGCAAGGAGCCCTCAAAAAACAGCAAGGAGCTGTAACAAACATTTCAGACTCTTACTGAAGCACTGGGTGCAGAAGGggaaatttttcctctttccactGAGCTGACAGAGCTCCTCACAATGCTGTGCACGGCGGGACGCACATTCCCGTGCCCGCTGCCCTGAAGAGAAAGCTGCAGCAAGGCGGAAACCCGGCGAGGGCTTTCCAGCACGGGTTCTTGTACTCTGCAGCCCGCCGGAGGACAAGGTAAGGACCGGCTTTCTCACAACATGCTGTAGGACGGGACGGGACCGGCGCCCTTACCCTGAGGCGCCCGCAAAGGCCTCTCCCCGAGCTGGCCCTACCGCTCCGGGGCCCCGCCCCTTCCCGCCAGTGCCGCCCTCGGATTGGCCAGCCCGCGTGTCTGTCACCCCCTGGCCCCCGCCCCAGCACTGGGCGGACCGGGGTGGGCTGGGGTCCGCTCGGTGTTCTCAGGCTGGTACCTCAGGCACCGGGCAGCGCTCAGAGTGACgtctcagtgctgctgcagttgGTACCACGAGTCCCGCAGGCTTGCGGCTCTCCTCACGAAGGGGTGAGCGGGGCGACAGGGAGAAGGTAACGACACGGGGACAGGCTGGGCTCTGCCGGAGGTGGGTTTGGGCTCCACCGGGGGCGGGCTTGAGCTTCTCCGCGCGTTGCCCGTCCTGTCTGTGGGGCTGGAGAAGTCGCCTCGTCCCACCGATGAAGCTGACGGATGTCTCGTCCGCCGGCGGAGTCCCCGAGGTGGCGAAGGGCAAGTCCGGGCATGTCCCCTCTGGGATCGGGAGCGCACCGGCACAGCTGCGGGGACTTAGACGTGGGGTTACACGGGGTCAGGCTGCGGAACCCTCTggcctggtgctggcagggctgtggtgtccccccAATCCCTGCGGCGGGTGTGTGACTCAGTAGAAAAATACCGTGGTTTCTGTGAGTAGGAGAGGGACGGGACCCACCCGGGCCGACAGCTGACGGTGCTGGTCGGGCCCCGCACAGGAGCAGGTTCGCTGCCGGTTGCTGGGGCGCCGGTGTCGAGGCCGCCAGTGAGAGCCCGAGCGGACCCGTTCCCAGATCCACACATGTGGTTGTAGCAGAAGTACTTGGACTTAGAGGAGTAGTTCCCATACTACTGTGAAGTTAGTGAAGTTTCTATCTTTACTCTAGAGACAGCTGTAACTTCGTAATTTCCCCCTTTTGACCTGTTTGATACGTTTAACACCAGTTTCTTGTTACAGATGATTGAAACACTTGTAACCACTGACactcaggagctgctctgtcAGCTCACAGCCCTGTTGGAACAGGAGTTACGATGTCTGCCCAAGGCCTCTGGCCTGAGACTGATTGAATCCGCTCACGATAATGGCCTCCGAATGACTGCAAAGCTGCGAGACTTTGAAGTGAAAGATCTCCTCAGCTTAACTCAATTCTTTGGTTTCCATACAGAGACATTTTTGCTAGCTGTGAATTTCTTGGACAGATTCTTGTCAAAAATGAAGGTAAGGCTTTTTAGAGTAAGGCTCTCAGTCATTAGCTTCTGCTCATTGCATTGTTTGTTTTATAAGTTAGAACATCTTGGGTTTAGATGGCTGAAGTTTAAGCTCTTTTCACAGCCTCTGATTGTGCAAGAACTAAAAACTTATGTGTTTAAACTTCAGTATTGTTAAAAAAGCTGTTTCCTCtgtagaagagaaggaagagggcaTCAGTTTCAGCTTGAGGATGCCCAAAAGCCTGGAAATGAGGGCCATATTAACACATATATTAACAGTTTGTCATGCCTGTTGCATGTACACAGTAACATTGAATTACTTCTTGCCTCGTGTATATCAAAAGGCTTGATGCTGTTTAGCACTCAGAATCTAGTAAAATATTTAGTTAGCCCTCCATTCTATTGTGCATATGTGGTATGCTGAGCTGGGTAATTTTAACTTGTCTAATGAGATAGGATTACCACTGTACTATCTGACCAAGAGCAAAAGCttaatttctttgtgtgttaaaacaaaaatgagaaagCTAGATGGATAGTAACTGATTATTTGAAACAATTCTGAATCCAATATAAGCAGTAAAAATGGGAACTGTAAAGTGTATGGAATTAAGTAAATCTGTtgatatgtacatatatatgtgtgtgtgtttatagaAAAGAGTAACAAAAAAAGGGTGGTGTTTTTTGCGTAATCCAACATGTACAATACTTGAACAATACTATTGCATATGTACAATATTAAAAGCTTCTGATAAGGCTATtacctcattaaaaaaatgagatctacctcaaaatatatttttctgcaatCTTGCTTTTTAGATTAATGAGGCAGAACTTGTAGTGTACAACCGTCTTCTCATTTAGTTAAGTCAAGATAAGAATCTAAGTAGAAAGAAGTGTTTCccagtcttaaaaaaaaccataacaaTTCCACCCTATCCctcataattttttcttagaatACATTTTTCCATATGTAATTCAGTACTGCCATATTGAAATGGCTGATTAAAGGCCTTCCTCTGAGAGTAATGagaatttgcttttatttagatACAGCCTAAACACTTGGGCTGTGTTGGGCTCAGCTGCTTCTACTTGGCTGTGAAGGCatcagaagaggagagaaatgttCCATTAGCCACTGACTTAATTCGAATAAGCCAGTATAGGTTTACTGTTTCTGATATGATGAGAATGGAGAAAATTGTACTGGAGAAGCTGTGTTGGAAAGTCAAAGCTACAACAGCCTTCCAATTTCTACAACTGTATCATTCACTCATTAATGAGAATTTAAGCTGTGAAAGGTAAAATATCTAATGCTTATTTTGCTGAGAGTGCGTATGATCCAGAAGTCTTTCTGTGTAGAAAGCTAAACAGGGAAATTACTACAGTAAATTAccattctgtatttaaaaaaaaccaacctcaaACTTTCCCACTTATTGGTATCATAAATATGAATAGTTTtgatttaatataattttaacttTGAATGtcatttgcataaatttatttaaagagtACTGCCCTCtgaacagaaaaccaaacttgCTCAATAATGATGGTATAATCTCTACTGCACTAAGTATTGCCTCAttgcaaaaattttaaaatctggcTTAGAAAGAGGTTCCTTTTGCTAGTAAGCACTAAAATTCTTTGTTGATAAGCCTATTTTGACAATGCACCTCTCCCCTATTGTAACACAAGGTTTATTACTGTCATTAGGAGGGCCCAAACTGAACACCTGTTTGATTGTAACCCTGGAACTTCTGGGACATACAAGGCCTTTGTTGAGTTAATGAACATTCTACAGCTTCTCTGAGTTTCCAGGGTAGTGTTGCCATGATCAAGCTTGCATTCTTCTATGTTCACTCATCTGTTTTTACTGTAGGAGAAAATACCTTAATCTTGAAAGACTTGAGACCCAGCTTAAAGCATGTCACTGCAGAATCATGTTTTCCAAAGCCAAGGTAAATGTCTTGAAAGCTCAAAGACAATGACACCACTGAAGCTTCACAAAgcaatgcttaaaaatattttctctcacCTCCAGCCTTCTGTCTTGGCACTGTCTATTGTGGCACTGGAGATAGAAGAACAAAAACTGCTGGAATTGACAGAGGCATTGgaatttctgcagctgcattCCAAGGTACGTATAAAGTTtcaggggaggaagaaaaatgcaacagCCTACATAGGGGAAGAGGGAGCTCCACTGGCATACTGCTGGTTTCTTTTGtggctttgttgttttgtttgttgttcatttgttttctttccatttggCTTCCTGTCTAATGAAATTACATGCAGAAAGTAAGTATTTAATGACGTATTAACATGAGATTCTGTTTGGGTATTTAGATAAACAACAGAGATTTGACCTTCTGGAAGGAACTGGTGTTAAAGTGCCTTACAGAATATTCCTCAAGCAAGTGCTCCAAACCAAATGTCCAGAAATTAAAATGGATTGTGTCTGGACGTACTGCACGGCAGCTTAAACATAGCTACTACAGAATAACACACCTCCCTACAATTCCAGAGACCAGCTCATAATAGGTAATTTCTTCCAAAATCTACTTCTGATAATGTAGAAGTAATCAGCAGTTAACAACCTCAAAGTATCTTATTCTGTATAGGTAACCTATTGAAGACGTAACATAAATGAAGCAGACCTGCCATACAGGCTGGTGCTTGAGCCAGTGCTGTACCTAAAGAAGTGGCAACCTAATATATGAACTTTGGAGAAAGAACTGAGCTTCTGGTGTGCTTGTGGGAGCAGAAATGTGGTCTACAGAAATTCTGGCCGAATTCAAAACTAAAATGTGgtaaaaaggcagagaaacttGGCTTGCTATTATCCTAAAAAGAATCAGCTAAGAGGAAACAGTTGCCTATTAGAATGAGTTTCATGTGATCACGTAAACCCTCTTAAAATGAAGACAGttagaaagttttatttttataactgcTTAGTAAAGTCTAAAAACTGTAATTCTGTTATTTACATTACTATCCCTTTACTCTGTCAAAATAGTGAACTACTTCCTTATCTAGACTTTAATTCAAAAGGCTACATATTTTCTCTAATAGCTGTCTTACTGTTGTCTTGCTATATTAAACTCTGACACTTTGGTTCTTGTAGAAAGCCCTTCAGttgactgggtttttttgtttgtttttttaacaggagTACAATTAAATGAGCAGAGAACCATCATGTATCTTGTCAACAGACATGTGAATATTTGAGAAACAAAGTCTGAAACAATTTTAATAATGAAGAATGCAGCTCATGGAGACAATATGTAATGTTTCAGACTAAAGATCCTTCCAGCAATTATGTTCTTTTCATGAAGATTTCAGCAATATTCAATGTCAGTTTTCAGTCTTACTTGCTAGACTGTTTACTGTTGAGTAAAATAACCAcagtaacaaaagaaattttaacaCCTTATATTTTGTAGACCAGCTTACGTAGTCTAACTTTGGGTTACTGTAACTGCAGGTTCATTTCCCAAAGATTACATGACACCAGAAAAACATCATGTGCAGTAGCACAGTGCTGTATTATCTCTATCAAACTAAAGACTAATCCCACTTAAGTGTCATGTGTCTGCATGTTCATGCTGTGTAAGGCACTGGCCTTCTACTGTAGATACCCAGGTTTCACTAGGCTATGTGAAATACACTGAACATGTCAAGCTGtaagagcaggagaaaagagaaacctTATTTCATTGCCTTGTAAAGGTAGTCACTAACACAGCATCAGTGACTTGAATATTTTGTAAGAGGTGTAGTTAACTGGgattataaattatttcatagagATGCCTAATGAAGGCTGAGGGAAAGTACTGGGTCACCCACCACAAATCTGATTCAGTTTTCAAAAGTTTAACTGTACAAGAGGTAAATGCTGATGCTGAACTGGCACATTTTACAAGTACAGTAGGAGCAGGGCTGATGTCCTATCTTGGCCTGTATGTAGGAGCAATCTATTTGAGAAACATTGAAGATTGCTTCAACTCTGATGTCTTTAATGGCAAGTtttgtaaaatgcaaattttgtcAGAAGACCAGATGAGTACTTGAGGCGGATCAGGCTTCAGGTGCTAACAAGGAATTGAGTAAGAATGTACTGTAGGTAAGATGGTTAGACTTGTTGGAAGAATGCAGATACTGACCTCTTCAATTCTGTGTCACTGTGGAACAGAGTCTTTCAGTGATAAACTACTAGTAACCAGTGGTCATATGAACTGGCTTAGTGGAGAAGGAGAGATCAGAAAGTTCTGAATGTAATGTGGGCTTAGATGTTAGCTGACCAACCCTTACCCCTGAGGGAACGAGTAGCTAAGGGGGGAGACCATTCTTTGCATATCTCAAGCTAGTTAAACCTTTCACTTAAGATTTGGTACCAAAGCTCTATACTGGACAAATCAAGCCTCCTCATGAACTTATGGGAGTGACTCCACTGTGTAGTAGGTAATGAGGTTTTGCATCTGCCAGTGCTAGCTGTCCATTTTGCTGCCTCAAAAGCATACAAGCAATTTGAACAAGGGTGTGGTCAGCCTACAGGGGAGGATGGAGAAGATACAATGTGCAATTGTAATGGTATTGTCATCTCTCAATATAAAGATATGTCTCTTCCAATTAAACATTGAAATGTGCTTTGCTGGGTAACTTTTTTCCTGTTCGTTATGAAACATCTTACAAAGGAAGCCTATAAAGTGTTTTGTGTCTGAACAGTACCTGGAAAACTTAAAGGCAGGAGGTAAGGAATCATGAagatttttaagtttgttttttaagagatTGATGATGCATGGGAAATGCTAGAGAATCAACAGGAAAAACTTGAGATGCttgactgaaattatttttaattactctaAATCCTGTGAGATGTGAAAGTGTGGAGAAGACTGATCTAAGTATCTTAGGAAAAGTGTAACTGTAGCCATCCCAATACTTTCCTGTTGCAAGTTAGAAGAAGATATTCAATATCTTGTTTATACAATCTATTCTTCAATAGTGAATAAGGTATTCTTGCATAAAGGCAACAGGTATATTCATAACTGAGTAGTTTACTGTGGtgtatcaaaaaaaccccaaggaacCCAAACCCAACATTCTGCTTAAGTTGTTACTTTCCTGTATTCACCTTTCTCTATACTTTTGTCTCTTAATATTACGAAGTTAAGACAGCTTATAAATCAGCTGGTTAACACTTGAGTCTTCATTCTACTGGAAGGAATCTTCCATATTTTCACCAAAGTAATTACTTGACTACAAGCTGCTGAAGAGATCACTGAAGTCTTCACCAGTTATATTATTTCAGTCTTAAAGTACAATGTGTAAATTCCTCTCCAAGAACACAGATAAAAAAGTTTACTTTTCAAGACTAGAAAAGTCTGGTCCTCCTTTGCTGTAATTTCCAGAAATTTCTGCCCCACTGAAGTCAAATCCAGGGTTCTGATGGAGATAAAAGTTGAGTACATAGATTaatcttaaaaatgtttaaaaaaacccaaaccacaaaaccaacaaataaataaataaaaaaccccaaactgtttCTGCTAATGTTCTACCATTCTAACAAGTATGTATAACAATCAACTTGTCATGGCACTGAAATTCTTGGAAAACTCATTAACACATAAACCTTGGACTGTCAAGAGTTTGGTTGCCTGCTGTGGAAGTGAATTTGTAATGCTGTTCTCAATTTGGCAAGCAGTTGGATCTTCCAGTAAAGAAATATTAAGGAAAGTTAAAGACAactttctgttttccctttaaGTTACTCCAAAAATGTAAGTACCTGCCATGCTGGATAACACATTTCATAAAAGTGATGTTCTTTCCTGCAGTAAGTAGTTTGCAGATGAAGGTGTTAAACTGCAATTTTACTGTAGTTGCAGTAAGTTGCAATTCTACAGCTTGTAGTAAAATTTGAGCAATTTTACTAAAAGggtaaggaaaatattttccaatgaACTATTCTACAACATCTGATCTTATACGCAAACATATTCAGTAGAGCATTATATTAGAAGTATATTCTAAATATGGGTCTCTGAGAATTCTAGATGAGAGACTGCATGTAGGATAACTTAGATGAAAAGTGTCGTTCAACAAACTCCCCCAAACGTAACTTTTCACAAAACCTACAGACAGAATAACCTCTTGAAAGTGTGCTGATAAAGCCTCATGAGCATTCTATACATCTTAAACTACAGTATCTGGTTCCATGGCACTGGACAGCAGAACAACTTTGCTCAGCTTTCATGACCATAATAGCTGTGTGCAAACACAAATATAAGTTGTAGTAACATTCCTTTAACTTGCCTCTCTTTGGAATCGCTCCAGTGTAAGTTTTCTTTGCATCTGGTCCTGTACCCAAGGATCAGCAGCATATTCATTTTCTAACAGAGATGTCCAGCAATTTCCAGCATCTCGATTTGTCTTCATTAGAACAATTCTTATCAGCTTCCTGTCTTCTGTTGAATGAAAAGACACATAAAATAATCATTGTATTCAGTAATTTAAGTACCTAATGCTGATGGCAACAGGGTTGTTGATTAATAAAtctaaaaagaaacaagtggCTATGCAGCCACCTCTCCCCTTTCTGGCCTCTAAAATGCCAACACAGCTTTAAGGAACTAGAACTTGGCTCACAAGTACTTCTCTTGCAAACATAAACTGACCTTTTAGAGAGGTTCAcaatagagaaaatatttaatctctTAATATATACAACTGGGCTAAAGTAATAAAGGAGGAGTTGGGGGTAGGCTATATAGAGAGTAATTTCTGATAAAGGGCAGGACTAAGTTTTATCAACAAATGGAGGAATAATCAAGGATTCACACACAGACAGTATACCTATAGACAATATATTTGAGGTACATTTCAAAGTTAACATGTAGGATGTTTAGTTCTGCTCAGTTGAGTAAGTACACCATTATAAAGTATTTTGAATATTCACATGCTTGGACAAAAGTGGGCATCACTTCATGTTGTTAAAACTTCTAGTTTTCATGTTCTGTAGCAGTAATCAaaatttagaataaataatagaaaacaaaatccatcCTAGGAAAACACTGAGAGGCACCGTTCACAAACATGGctgcaaaacccaaaaatattCTGAACACTTTACAATATTTATGACATAATGAtcagagaagcttttttttGCTCATTATCTGTAGGCACCATAGTGTGATTTTTAGAGAGCTTTTTATTCTCTTGGACTGTAAGCTTTTTCACTCATCCCAAAAATataagagaaagagaaaaccaagaaaagtaACAATTATGGAGAGGCACAGATCACATTACTGTACTGTAATTGTCTAGCTTTATTGAGGGTTTGCAAAAACTTCTCCCTCTATGGAACCATTTGTATGTAATCCATTGACTGTTACCTTCCAAGATGAGGTATTTTTCAATTAATCTTAATCTCTTGGTCTTTTGAACTACCTCAGTTCCCTAGTCTGGTAATAATGATTGCCTTTTCCACAAAGCTGTGTGCAGTGAAGAAGGCAatatttcccattaaaaaaaggtaaactCTTCTGCAGCATATTTTGAGACCTTCTGTTGCCCTCATAATGTTATTCCAGATGTAAGTTATTACCTAAGGTCCATGTTCCTTCATCAGTTACTGTGGAGTCAAAAAGTTTACCCTGCAAAAGACACGTACAATATtacaaaacaggaaaacttgTTCCCTATCCAGTAAATACTAAATTATGAATTTTTACATCCATCTCACCTTGTCTTCTACTGATAAGTAATAGGGTGATCTGGCCCTATATGTATAGACCTGCACACAGTCAAAGAATTATATTTTGTTACaccatttctttaaatatttgctttgacTGAAGCATTCGGTAGAGTGAAACTGTTTGTCACGGTTTGAGCATCCCAGCTGACTGGAAGGGCTCGTGTTTCCCCGGGTAATGCCACCTTCAAGCCTTGCCGTGACAATGCCCCTGCTCCTGCCAATGGTCGGGCACAGCTCTGGTGCACTGCACAGACGTTATGCTACCAGGAATCATTCGCTACCAATGTGAAACGAAATCTACTTTTAGACGGGTTTGGGTTTgcctgtttgtttggggttttttgttggcgTTCAGCAGGGATGGAAGCTGTGCTCTGGAACACGGCAAAATCCCTACGGCAGGAAGCAAATCCGCGGGAGCGCGCTGCCCGCAGCTTTCTCTTCGGCTTTAGAGAAGACCATGAGGGTCCGCAGAACTGTTCCTAAGAGATTTCCGCTTTAGTTTATCTAAATCTAGATATttaaaggaagggaggagggacGCTCCAGGCGGCATAGAGGTAATTCGATCCCAGCCCCCCCGCCGCCCCCAGGCCCGCCGGTACCTGAAGCACCTCCCGGCCCGCCACGGAGAGCGCGATCTGCCGACTCTGCAGGTTACAGCGGACATCCTTCGCCCGGGTGCCCGGCGGAACCTGCACCTCGATGAACACCTCCTCCAGGGTCTGGTACCAGCGGCCCCAGGGCGTCCCGCAGGGCACCACCCCGCTCCGCTCCTCGAACGGAGCCGACATGGGGGACACCGCCCCCCCCCACCCTCTGCTGCCCGCCCCGCGCATGCGCAGCGCGGACACAGCCGGCCCTCCGTGGTGCCGCCAGTGCGGCGGCGCGCCTGCTCCGTGGCAGTACTCTGATTGGCTGAGTCGGCCTGGAACGAGAGCAGTGATTGGCTGCCCGGGCGCGTCATCCCTTTGAATGCCGCAGCCGCGGGAGCGCGGTGTGTTCTGTCTGTAGCCATGGCCTTCTCCAGGGCTCCCCTACGGCGCTTCAACGAAGGCCCAGGTacgtgcccccccccccccccctcggTCTCCTGTCCacgggaggggaggggagggaagggatacCGAGCCTTTTGTCGTGGTGCCAGGGGggaggggagctgaggggcCGTTACCTCAGTGAGCCCCGGTCCTTCTGCCCGGGCTCCCCCTGTGAGGAGTCGCCGATAACTACGGGTACGGGCCTGCCTCGGAGGAAAGTAATCCCTGGTTGTAGGGAAAAAGCAGTGAGCATGTATGTATTTGTATCACATAAAATGGTGGCAAACTCTAGTTTTCTAGCCTTCTGGTATGGAGATACAAAACCTCCAAGAGCAAGCACAGAGCTG
This window of the Calypte anna isolate BGI_N300 chromosome 13, bCalAnn1_v1.p, whole genome shotgun sequence genome carries:
- the CCNG1 gene encoding cyclin-G1 isoform X1, encoding MKLTDVSSAGGVPEMIETLVTTDTQELLCQLTALLEQELRCLPKASGLRLIESAHDNGLRMTAKLRDFEVKDLLSLTQFFGFHTETFLLAVNFLDRFLSKMKIQPKHLGCVGLSCFYLAVKASEEERNVPLATDLIRISQYRFTVSDMMRMEKIVLEKLCWKVKATTAFQFLQLYHSLINENLSCERRKYLNLERLETQLKACHCRIMFSKAKPSVLALSIVALEIEEQKLLELTEALEFLQLHSKINNRDLTFWKELVLKCLTEYSSSKCSKPNVQKLKWIVSGRTARQLKHSYYRITHLPTIPETSS
- the CCNG1 gene encoding cyclin-G1 isoform X2, which encodes MSRPPAESPRWRRMIETLVTTDTQELLCQLTALLEQELRCLPKASGLRLIESAHDNGLRMTAKLRDFEVKDLLSLTQFFGFHTETFLLAVNFLDRFLSKMKIQPKHLGCVGLSCFYLAVKASEEERNVPLATDLIRISQYRFTVSDMMRMEKIVLEKLCWKVKATTAFQFLQLYHSLINENLSCERRKYLNLERLETQLKACHCRIMFSKAKPSVLALSIVALEIEEQKLLELTEALEFLQLHSKINNRDLTFWKELVLKCLTEYSSSKCSKPNVQKLKWIVSGRTARQLKHSYYRITHLPTIPETSS
- the CCNG1 gene encoding cyclin-G1 isoform X3, whose protein sequence is MIETLVTTDTQELLCQLTALLEQELRCLPKASGLRLIESAHDNGLRMTAKLRDFEVKDLLSLTQFFGFHTETFLLAVNFLDRFLSKMKIQPKHLGCVGLSCFYLAVKASEEERNVPLATDLIRISQYRFTVSDMMRMEKIVLEKLCWKVKATTAFQFLQLYHSLINENLSCERRKYLNLERLETQLKACHCRIMFSKAKPSVLALSIVALEIEEQKLLELTEALEFLQLHSKINNRDLTFWKELVLKCLTEYSSSKCSKPNVQKLKWIVSGRTARQLKHSYYRITHLPTIPETSS
- the NUDCD2 gene encoding nudC domain-containing protein 2, which encodes MRGAGSRGWGGAVSPMSAPFEERSGVVPCGTPWGRWYQTLEEVFIEVQVPPGTRAKDVRCNLQSRQIALSVAGREVLQGKLFDSTVTDEGTWTLEDRKLIRIVLMKTNRDAGNCWTSLLENEYAADPWVQDQMQRKLTLERFQRENPGFDFSGAEISGNYSKGGPDFSSLEK